One part of the Anopheles coustani chromosome 2, idAnoCousDA_361_x.2, whole genome shotgun sequence genome encodes these proteins:
- the LOC131262911 gene encoding fibrillin-2-like, whose protein sequence is MIGLRFTVTGFLLVMALSTTVFAATCSNTTATIRIEMKNGKRKPIIETPCCSGYKRQRDRKCIPICSQACENAICTAPEYCTCKPGFTKLSDYRCIPHCEDCDNGICTRPGFCQCHYGYTKAENGACVPECNNCANGFCSDPNVCQCHDGYEFQGFGEARSCRPVCKGGCLNGQCIAPDECLCAEGFTNDGSTDECVPVTSPKPPPPRCQEGYEERDSEDAGNVTCVPICSEPCRNGTCVAPDRCECLAGFSTENSTSPFVCQPVCSGGCVHGDCVAPGKCICHAQYGKIGDECIPLCEKCSLGQCVAPNVCECDRGYRLIEGDCEPICETECKNAVCTGPNACTCLPGYNYTDINALFDCLPVCDEECINGKCVAPQTCQCNEGYVQDEDVRSKCLHPVEVCRKRCSNGQCHGAECYCDSGYVKSPTDGHCEKTCQFGCTNGDCNAGECLCHDGYRLSSDNSSLCEPICGEDYDYAGTGCVNGRCVRPNVCQCDDGYEFVDANQTRCESSEEIARKRQLKERVAKCKQNCMNGMCSGGQCVCFTGYGQPEGNPCTCVASCKEPCQNGTCVKPDRCECLTGFEFVEGSNSVCRSKEDLAREANELCESRCQNGACGDGICHCMIGYRASPEDPFVCLAVCNRPCVNGTCAGNDRCHCAEGYSLSVTDDHLCEPICYPPCSNGACVGPDQCACHPGHIPGEDKNSCKREETPEEKAARVRQAECLRECRNGVCAEGVCKCVEGFYHEQGNVLRCEPFCEKPCEAGRCIGNNTCECFKQYVLTEKFVCSPVCTVDCGNGVCVEPNVCRCNEGYEMSLDNQCKPVCGPTGCTKGECVGPNECVCLNGYVPDEEDPTVCHLEPKVIVQSYEQSANNDYFKISYIHYFIPVIAAAALIAAILIGKLIVRNRQKNYHVGKLGNVARRRTADRKRAGGKAFGKRAPDDRTTDYNDYNLVVLFPTESKENCVYFMPNPHSQTDELTKLNLEIETI, encoded by the exons ATGATCGGATTAAGGTTTACAGTGACGGGTTTCCTGTTGGTGATGGCACTCTCCACCACAGTGTTTGCTGCTACGTGCTCCAACACGACTGC CACAATACGAATAGAAATGAAGAATGGTAAACGAAAACCGATCATAGAAACGCCATGCTGCAGTGGTTACAAACGACAGCGGGATAGAAAATGCATACCCATATGCTCTCAAGCGTGTGAGAACGCCATCTGTACAGCACCGGAATATTGCACCTGTAAACCTGGTTTTACGAAACTATCGGACTACAG ATGTATTCCGCACTGCGAAGACTGCGATAACGGTATCTGCACAAGACCGGGCTTCTGCCAGTGTCACTACGGGTACACCAAGGCCGAGAACGGGGCATGCGTGCCCGAGTGCAACAACTGCGCCAACGGATTCTGTTCCGACCCTAACGTATGCCAATGCCACGATGGGTACGAGTTCCAGGGATTCGGTGAGGCACGATCCTGCCGGCCCGTCTGCAAGGGAGGCTGCCTCAACGGCCAGTGTATTGCTCCGGACGAGTGTCTGTGTGCGGAAGGCTTCACCAACGACGGTTCGACGGATGAGTGTGTTCCGGTGACCTCACCGAAACCGCCGCCTCCTCGCTGCCAGGAAGGATACGAGGAACGAGATAGCGAGGATGCGGGCAACGTGACCTGTGTTCCGATCTGTTCCGAGCCGTGTCGAAATGGAACCTGCGTTGCACCCGACCGTTGCGAGTGTTTGGCTGGGTTTTCGACGGAAAATTCAACCTCCCCGTTCGTCTGTCAACCGGTGTGCTCCGGAGGGTGCGTGCACGGAGATTGTGTTGCACCGGGAAAGTGCATTTGCCACGCGCAGTACGGGAAAATCGGCGACGAGTGTATACCGCTGTGTGAGAAGTGTTCGCTCGGGCAGTGCGTCGCTCCGAACGTTTGTGAGTGTGATCGTGGATACCGGCTGATCGAGGGAGACTGCGAGCCGATCTGTGAAACGGAGTGCAAGAATGCCGTTTGCACCGGACCGAACGCATGCACTTGCCTGCCCGGGTACAACTACACCGACATCAACGCGCTGTTCGACTGTCTGCCGGTTTGCGATGAGGAGTGCATCAATGGAAAGTGTGTCGCTCCACAGACGTGCCAGTGCAACGAAG GGTACGTGCAAGATGAAGACGTGCGTTCGAAATGCCTCCACCCGGTGGAAGTGTGTCGTAAACGATGCAGCAATGGTCAGTGCCATGGTGCGGAATGCTACTGCGATTCGGGCTACGTGAAAAGTCCCACCGACGGCCATTGCGAGAAAACGTGCCAGTTCGGTTGCACCAACGGTGACTGCAACGCGGGCGAATGCCTGTGCCACGATGGATACCGCCTGTCCTCCGACAACAGCTCGCTCTGCGAGCCGATTTGCGGTGAGGACTACGACTATGCCGGTACCGGCTGCGTCAATGGTCGGTGCGTGCGCCCCAACGTGTGCCAGTGTGACGATGGGTACGAGTTTGTCGACGCCAACCAGACTCGCTGCGAGTCGTCGGAAGAGATCGCCCGGAAACGCCAGCTAAAGGAGCGTGTGGCGAAGTGCAAGCAGAACTGTATGAACGGGATGTGTAGCGGAGGACAGTGCGTGTGTTTCACGGGTTACGGCCAGCCGGAAGGCAACCCGTGTACCTGCGTTGCGAGCTGCAAGGAACCGTGTCAGAACGGGACCTGTGTCAAACCCGATCGCTGCGAGTGCCTCACAGGGTTCGAGTTCGTCGAAGGAAGCAACAGTGTGTGCCGATCGAAGGAGGACCTCGCAAGGGAAGCGAACGAGTTGTGCGAGTCGCGCTGTCAGAATGGAGCCTGCGGTGATGGCATCTGTCACTGTATGATCGGCTATCGCGCTTCACCGGAGGATCCTTTCGTGTGCCTCGCGGTCTGCAATAGGCCATGCGTGAACGGAACTTGTGCCGGAAACGATCGTTGTCACTGCGCGGAAGGCTACAGTCTCAGCGTGACGGACGACCATCTTTGCGAACCGATTTGTTACCCGCCGTGTAGCAACGGAGCGTGCGTTGGACCGGACCAGTGTGCCTGCCATCCTGGCCACATTCCCGGGGAGGACAAAAACTCCTGCAAGAGAGAAGAAACTCCGGAGGAAAAGGCTGCCCGAGTGAGACAGGCTGAGTGTTTGCGAGAATGCCGCAACGGTGTGTGCGCGGAGGGTGTCTGCAAGTGTGTGGAGGGTTTCTACCACGAACAAGGCAATGTGCTTCGATGCGAGCCATTCTGTGAGAAGCCTTGCGAGGCTGGTCGCTGCATTGGAAACAATACTTGTGAGTGTTTCAAGCAATACGTGCTGACGGAGAAGTTTGTCTGTAGTCCTGTTTGCACAGTCGATTGCGGGAATGGCGTATGTGTGGAACCGAATGTGTGCCGCTGTAACGAGGGCTACGAGATGTCCCTGGACAACCAATGCAAACCGGTCTGCGGGCCTACGGGATGCACCAAAGGAGAATGCGTGGGTCCGAATGAGTGCGTTTGTCTGAATGGATATGTTCCAGATGAGGAGGATCCTACTGTTTGCCACCTAGAACCCAAAGTGATCGTCCAGTCTTATGAACAAAG CGCGAACAACGATTACTTCAAAATATCCTACATCCACTACTTCATACCGGTGATTGCGGCTGCCGCGCTGATCGCGGCCATCCTCATCGGGAAACTGATCGTGCGCAACCGCCAGAAGAACTACCACGTAGGCAAGCTCGGTAACGTAGCGCGGCGACGGACGGCGGACCGGAAACGCGCCGGCGGCAAAGCATTCGGCAAACGTGCCCCCGATGACCGTACCACCGATTATAACGATTACAATCTGGTCGTTCTCTTCCCTACAGAGAGCAAGGAAAACTGTGTCTACTTCATGCCGAACCCGCACTCCCAAACCGACGAGCTGACCAAATTGAATCTCGAAATTGAAACCATTTGA
- the LOC131262912 gene encoding epidermal growth factor-like protein yields MESFKWCLLVAVALTCQFGLALGQEGVKTWRKGGGSVGGVKGSHGPSDPALNGSVVPMEVRPGQNQTSMSLHRSNDSVSAFDRFMNKTKGEIPSGVCFEEIPTVSLLKDNHRGDVPLGNGSNPSLSRVQVCCPGYERNVHNFRKCEPVCVEPCQNGLCVGPETCQCYPDFVVNQRGQCVPTCPIGCDHGVCEPGTGVCRCNEGYELEQPGGKLCVPKCTGGCGEGRCVDVERCECNHGYGFDPQLKCAPKCERGCLGGTCVAPNVCTCNAGYEQTDTGCEPVCSNGCFHGVCTAPETCTCKPGYKMSTDGQCTASCDQPCLNGECTGPNVCSCKRGYTLDEVNPFHCIPHCANGCPNGVCSGPNMCLCNAGYVKDRSLKGSQACVKRYDTATKS; encoded by the exons ATGGAAAGTTTCAAGTGGTGTCTGCTGGTGGCGGTAGCCCTGACGTGCCAGTTTGGGCTCGCCCTCGGCCAGGAAGGTGTGAAAACGTGGCGCAAAGGTGGCGGTAGTGTCGGTGGTGTTAAAGGTTCCCACGGTCCAAGCGATCCGGCACTCAATGGAAGTGTTGTACCGATGGAAGTGAGGCCCGGCCAGAACCAGACTTCGATGAGCCTGCACCGCTCGAATGATTCCGTCAGCGCATTCGATCGGTTcatgaataaaacaaaggGTGAAATTCCGAGCGGAGTGTGCTTCGAGGAGATACCGACGGTCTCACTACTGAAGGATAATCATCGTGGGGACGTCCCACTTGGGAATGGC TCCAATCCATCGCTGAGCCGCGTGCAGGTGTGTTGTCCCGGATACGAGCGTAATGTGCACAACTTCCGCAAGTGCGAACCGGTGTGCGTGGAACCCTGCCAGAACGGGCTCTGCGTTGGGCCGGAAACTTGCCAGTGTTACCCGGACTTTGTGGTGAACCAGCGAGGCCAATGTGTACCGACATGTCCGATCGGATGCGATCATGGAGTATGCGAACCGGGAACGGGAGTATGCCGTTGCAACGAGGGATACGAGCTGGAGCAACCTGGCGGGAAGCTGTGCGTACCGAAGTGCACCGGAGGCTGCGGAGAGGGTCGCTGCGTCGACGTGGAGCGTTGTGAGTGTAATCATGGATACGGTTTTGATCCACAGCTTAAATGCGCTCCAAAGTGCGAGCGAGGTTGCCTGGGTGGAACATGCGTAGCGCCTAATGTCTGCACGTGCAACGCTGGATACGAGCAGACAGACACAGGCTGTGAACCCGTTTGTTCTAA TGGTTGTTTCCATGGTGTATGCACCGCACCGGAAACGTGCACCTGTAAGCCGGGCTACAAGATGTCCACCGATGGCCAATGTACGGCGTCCTGCGATCAGCCGTGCCTAAATGGGGAGTGCACTGGACCGAACGTTTGCAGCTGCAAACGGGGATACACCCTGGACGAAGTAAACCCTTTCCA ctGCATCCCACACTGTGCCAACGGATGTCCCAACGGAGTTTGCTCCGGTCCGAACATGTGCCTCTGTAACGCAGGATACGTGAAGGACCGTTCGCTAAAAGGAAGTCAGGCCTGTGTGAAGCGCTACGATACCGCAACGAAGTCGTAG
- the LOC131264168 gene encoding uncharacterized protein LOC131264168 — protein sequence MMKNYLKPGLAHYWELAFVLSLLTTCQSYTLEGDNVCYRYESFTETETIPRNQTVQVLTRQWCLEIPPRCTSYRTEVKEVFVKQNVTKTRRVEFCCEGYQEQRTDNGTTAECRPICRGGCIHGVCQAPNVCSCEAGFAGKHCLQRCRNGTWGVNCRHRCHCQNYSHCDTKTGHCRCADGWMGKYCETPCPEGTYGTMCVSKCSCSGRLCHPQTGLCLPVDEVVMFDNITRTVENSFSAESTERISAEQWIKVDNDTIMRESSITTTSTTVSSSSSSSNSSSSSSSPSEPYTTPSTTKANGQILSNATYAESYHEYLPNNTEMSMVLTKGHSRSASNESMYELVTTTSRVEITFIDTAVKKIEDPTIVQDNVTYEDAATSITDSSNDTDTQLVYLESGNQPVLVGISDDSDDHTRGQQNEANERQAIVTISFLVITLGLLMSVVFYMKRLNRNTLSKPTPTAPPVKIVDGSVQTGNDSNRSSDPLPELPQVTYTRVQPKPLRNGNIEHYDVPVNNSFIHRAKKASPYNYNFSANSKTPPRKYSLEHIYDEIQYPPLSEVSSTTDKTEETDETDANYSKPMVAN from the exons ATGATGAAGAATTACCTTAAACCTGGTTTGGCTCACTACTGGGAGCTTGCCTTTGTACTGAGTCTGCTAACAACATGCCAATCATATACGCTAGAAGGCGACAATGTTTGCTACCGATATGAGAG ctTTACCGAAACTGAAACAATTCCACGAAATCAAACGGTACAGGTCCTGACGAGACAATGGTGTCTGGAAATCCCTCCAAGATGCACTTCCTACCGGACGGAGGTGAAAGAAGTGTTCGTTAAACAG AACGTTACCAAGACGCGAAGGGTGGAGTTTTGCTGCGAGGGCTATCAGGAGCAGCGTACCGATAACGGCACTACGGCGGAATGCCGCCCGATATGCCGCGGTGGATGCATCCATGGCGTGTGTCAGGCGCCGAACGTTTGCAGCTGCGAGGCTGGTTTCGCCGGAAAACATTGCCTGCAGC GATGTAGGAATGGTACCTGGGGCGTAAACTGCCGACATCGGTGTCACTGTCAGAACTATTCACATTGTGACACTAAAACCGGTCACTGCCGGTGCGCTGACGGATGGATGGGAAAATA CTGTGAGACCCCATGTCCGGAAGGAACGTATGGGACGATGTGTGTCAGTAAGTGTAGTTGTAGTGGCAGACTTTGCCACCCGCAGACGGGCCTTTGCCTGCCGGTCGATGAGGTCGTCATGTTTGATAACATTACCCGTACGGTGGAGAACAGTTTCTCCGCCGAAAGTACGGAGCGCATTTCGGCGGAGCAGTGGATCAAGGTCGATAATGATACCATTATGAGGGAAAGCAGTATAACCACTACCTCGACTACCGTTagcagtagtagcagtagtagtaatagtagtagtagtagtagtagcccTTCTGAACCATATACCACACCCAGTACTACCA AAGCAAACGGTCAAATTCTTTCGAATGCAACATACGCCGAATCGTACCACGAATATCTTCCGAACAACACCGAGATGAGCATGGTCCTAACCAAGGGACATTCGCGATCGGCCAGCAATGAGAGTATGTACGAACTCGTTACAACCACTTCCCGGGTGGAAATCACCTTCATAGACACCGCAGTTAAAAAGATCGAAGATCCCACCATAGTGCAAGATAATGTTACGTACGAGGACGCAGCGACATCCATTACCGACAGCTCCAACGATACCGACACTCAGCTAGTCTACCTCGAATCCGGGAACCAACCCGTTCTGGTGGGAATATCCGACGATAGTGACGATCATACGCGTGGTCAGCAAAATGAAGCGAACGAGCGACAAGCGATCGTGACGATCTCCTTCCTGGTGATCACGCTCGGTCTGCTGATGTCGGTCGTCTTTTACATGAAGCGCCTCAACCGGAACACATTATCCAAACCGACGCCAACCGCACCACCGGTGAAGATCGTCGATGGAAGTGTCCAGACCGGGAACGACTCAAACCGATCGTCCGATCCGCTGCCAGAGTTGCCGCAAGTTACCTACACCAGGGTACAACCAAAACCTCTGCGAAATGGAAACATTG AACACTACGACGTGCCGGTGAACAACAGTTTTATACATCGCGCAAAGAAAGCCTCCCCTTACAACTACAACTTTTCCGCAAACAGTAAAACACCGCCGAGAAAATACAGTCTCGAACATATCTACGATGAAATTCAGTATCCTCCACTGTCGGAGGTGTCCAGCACAACTGATAAGACGGAGGAGACGGATGAGACTGATGCAAATTACTCCAAACCGATGGTGGCCAACTAG